One region of Tachysurus fulvidraco isolate hzauxx_2018 chromosome 9, HZAU_PFXX_2.0, whole genome shotgun sequence genomic DNA includes:
- the slc22a16 gene encoding solute carrier family 22 member 16, with the protein MKSGVEHLFDELGHFKRFQACLYFAAVFQATSCGIHYLASVFLVETPKFLCETPWNITDVLYGNHSASSLEEIWPFYTPGKGPVVVRTVNGEQWELGPCRKMLRRYTQDFQYEFIGNKSLESCSSYVFDHSQVEQSIVTEWDLVCEKEWLAKLTQPTFMLGVLIGALLFGDIADRVGRRPILMATSVCQFAFGVTVAFTGNYYTFMVMRFLLAMVSSGYLVVVFVYVTEFTGSKVRTWTSMHVHAAFAVGVMVVALVGYLIRVWWLYQIILTLSTSPFLLYCWKFPETPFYLMAKGRHREVQELLDTMARWNGLERRVKVSELIEQSGNALHEDRQSSGDIRLEEPEKKLSILDMFGSWKMAGRSATCWAIWFIGSLGYYVFSLGSVNLGGNQYINLFLAGAVELPSYLIGCFAMDRVGRKMTCAPSLLLSGVACMLIIAVPQDYEILAVILSMTGKFAIAIAFGLIYLYTCELYPTVIRSLAVGSGSMSCRIGSVMAPFCVYLADIWIYLPQLIVGILSFIIGVLSFFLPETLGEPLTSTLEEAEALGTKSSKKTTRDNEIPMKLNDSKA; encoded by the exons ATGAAATCCGGTGTGGAGCACCTGTTCGACGAGCTTGGCCACTTTAAAAG GTTTCAGGCCTGCCTCTACTTCGCCGCTGTTTTCCAGGCAACTTCATGCGGGATTCACTACCTGGCCTCCGTTTTCTTGGTGGAAACACCCAAGTTTCTATGTGAAACTCCTTGGAATATCACGGATGTCCTTTACGGAAACCACTCGGCAAGCTCCCTGGAGGAGATCTGGCCGTTTTATACTCCCGGAAAAGGGCCGGTGGTGGTACGGACTGTTAACGGAGAACAGTGGGAACTCGGACCCTGTCGCAAAATGCTGCGTCGCTACACCCAGGACTTTCAGTATGAGTTTATTGGCAACAAATCTTTAGAGTCATGCAGCAGCTATGTTTTTGATCATAGCCAGGTAGAACAGAGCATTGTGACAGAATGGGACCTGGTGTGTGAGAAGGAATGGCTAGCTAAGCTTACACAGCCTACCTTTATGCTGGGAGTCCTGATCGGAGCACTGCTGTTTGGAGACATCGCTGATAG AGTTGGCAGACGTCCCATTCTGATGGCCaccagtgtgtgtcagtttgcATTCGGTGTCACTGTGGCATTTACAGGAAACTACTACACTTTCATGGTGATGCGCTTCCTGCTAGCCATG GTCTCGAGCGGCTATCTAGTGGTGGTATTCGTGTATGTTACCGAGTTCACAGGCAGCAAAGTGAGGACGTGGACGTCCATGCACGTGCATGCGGCATTTGCGGTTGGCGTCATGGTGGTCGCGCTGGTCGGTTACCTGATCCGAGTCTGGTGGCTTTACCAGATCATCCTCACCCTCAGCACCTCTCCGTTTCTCCTGTACTGTTGGAAGTTCCCCGAGACACCGTTCTATCTGATGGCTAAAGGACGGCACCGGGAAGTCCAGGAGCTCTTGGATACCATGGCACGCTGGAATGGACTGGAGCGCAGAGTGAAG GTGTCGGAGCTGATAGAGCAAAGTGGGAACGCGCTTCATGAGGACAGGCAATCGAGCGGTGATATCAGGCTAGAGGAACCGGAGAAGAAGCTGAGCATCCTGGACATGTTCGGGAGCTGGAAAATGGCTGGACGCAGCGCCACATGTTGGGCAATCTGGTTCATCGGCTCACTGGGTTACTACGTGTTCAGCCTGGGCTCTGTCAACCTGGGGGGAAACCAGTACATCAACCTCTTCCTTGCTG GTGCCGTTGAACTGCCATCCTACTTAATCGGCTGCTTTGCGATGGACCGCGTCGGGAGGAAAATGACGTGTGCTCCTTCGCTGCTGCTCAGTGGAGTCGCCTGTATGCTCATCATCGCGGTGCCTCAG GACTATGAGATTCTGGCCGTCATCCTGAGTATGACGGGGAAGTTTGCCATCGCCATCGCATTTGGCCTCATTTACTTGTACACGTGTGAGCTGTACCCAACAGTCATCAG GTCACTTGCGGTGGGAAGTGGTAGTATGTCATGTCGGATTGGAAGTGTGATGGCTCCCTTCTGCGTTTACCTCGCAGATATCTGGATCTACCTTCCTCAG CTTATTGTGGGCATCCTGTCTTTCATTATCGGAGTTTTGAGCTTCTTCTTGCCGGAGACACTGGGGGAGCCGCTTACCTCCACTCTGGAAGAGGCAGAAGCTCTGGGCACAAAGTCAAGCAAGAAAACAACAAGAGACAATGAGATACCAATGAAGCTAAATGACAGCAAAGCCTGA